The nucleotide sequence ttctTTGACATATAAATTGAATTGAAAACCTACACAACCACGATCTTTAATGCTACATTTACTAGAAATAGGATTCAGCATCCCCACCACATCTTAtcacaaaaaattacaaaaataaccaaaaagactagtcaaaataaatttcacaaataaatagagaaaaattattaaattacagGGACGTAACTggtaaaaacaccaaaacctgATTCTGTTCACTATCCAGATTCCTAGTGTGTTATAAATATCCACATCCACATCCACAAAACAAAACGCTCAAGCCACCCCCCCACAAAGTGTATATTCCCTCAGCCGTCTAGTTCAAAATCACGGCAGAACACCTCCGCCGACCACCGTCTTCGGTGACCATAGCCAAAGAGATAAGAAGGTAAAACAAATCTTTGTCTATCTGGATTCGAGATAACACAGATCATCGATctgtttgttatttattttgaatcttCCCTCTgtacaaatcaaacaaatattgCATTCAAACGAAATTTGCGAGAGTATGTTTTTTTCGTATTTATCAGATCCGTAGATTTCTCCacgaattttgttttatatgtttttgtcgAGATTACAACGCGTTttgctgtttttgtttttgttcttagtAACTAATTATGCATGTAAGGAAAACGTATTATTTTAGGCTAATATCGGATTAATGATCGTCATAATATATTTCTTGGTGGAGTTTGCATATATAATCAGATGGtgtattaaaaaataatcagtGTGTAGAGATTTTACTTGGCACAGAAGTCATAATTTGCGTATTTTAGGGATTCTCTGATATCTTCTTCAATGAATCAGATCACAGTttctctctagtttttttttcgtaaTCTGTTCTTGATTCTCTTTACTACTAGGCTGAAACTTGTTGAAACCGAAGAAGATGACAAAGGGAGAGGACATTGATATGGATTTGGATACATACACACAAGATGGAACTCTTAACATTTACAAGAAACCAGCTAACAAGAAGACAACAGGAACCTGGAAAGCTTGCAGATTCATTCTCGGTATCTTTCATAACCTTATAATTAACTCTTGGCAACTTATACCAGAacgtttttgtttctgaaattgatttgattgtatCTATCTATGATTGACTGGCAGGTACTGAGTGCTGTGAAAGATTGGCTTACTATGGAATGAGTACTAACCTCGTGAACTATCTCGAGAAACAAATGAATATGGAAAACGTCACTGCTTCCACTAGTGTCAGTAACTGGTCCGGAACATGTTACGCCACGCCTTTGATCGGTGCTTTTGTTGCCGATGCTTATCTCGGCCGATACTGGACCATAGCTATCTTCGTCGCCATCTACATTGCTGTAATTCTAAAACaatgacaaaacaaatatataatcaagTTTTTGTTTAACTAAATTACACAGAATCTTGAGactgtttgctctgtttttttcgtGTGTATTTAGGGAATGACGCTATTGACGATGTCAGCTTCCGTTCCTGGTCTAACACCAACCTGCAGCGGAGACACATGTCATGCAACCGGGGGTCAAATCGCGCTTACATTCGTAGCACTTTACTTGATCGCACTCGGGACAGGAGGGATCAAGCCTTGTGTCTCGTCCTTTGGTGCTGATCAGTTTGATGATACagatgaaaaagagaaagagtctAAAAGCTCTTTCTTTAACTGGTTCTACTTTGTGATCAACGTTGGTGCAATGATTGCTTCTTCTGTTCTCGTTTGGATTCAGATGAATGTTGGTTGGGGTTGGGGTTTAGGTGTTCCCACCGTCACAATGGCTATCGCCGTCGTGTTTTTCTTCGCCGGAAGCAAGTTCTATAGGCTGCAGAAACCAGGAGGAAGTCCGCTCACAAGAATGCTTCAAGTCATTGTGGCTTCTTGCAGGAAATCTAAAGTGAGAGTCCCTGAAGATAAATCTCTTCTTTATGAGAACCAAGACGCCGAAAGCAGTATCCGAGGAAGCCGTAAGCTCGAGCACACCAAAATATTAACGTAAGGCGCAAGCTTGGTTTATAGTGTCAACCAACTGTAATTCCTGTTTGTTGGATTAACTTTTTAATCAACTTAAAATCATTTCAGGTTCTTTGATAAAGCAGCAGTGGAGACGGAGAGTGACAACAAAGAAGCAGCTCCGTCGTCATGGAAGCTATGCACAGTGACACAAGTAGAagagctcaaagcactgatccgTCTCTTACCGATTTGGGCAACAGGGATTGTCTTTGCTGCGGTTTATAGCCAAATGGGCACTGTGTTTGTACTACAAGGCAACACAATGGACCAACACATGGGACCTAACTTCAAAATCCCTTCCGCATCACTCTCCTTATTCGACACGCTTAGTGTCCTCTTTTGGACACCTGTCTATGACCAGCTAATCGTTCCCCTTGCCCGGAAATACACAGGTCACGAACGCGGATTCACACAGCTTCAACGGATGGGAATCGGACTTGTAGTCTCTATCTTCTCTATGGTCTCTGCGGGAATCCTCGAGGTCATAAGGTTAAGCTATGTTCGAACACACAATCTTTACGATGAAGAGACTGTCCCCATGACGATATTCTGGCAAGTGCCTCAGTATTTTTTCGTGGGTTGCGCAGAGGTTTTCACTTTTATAGGTCAGCTTGAGTTCTTCTATGATCAAGCTCCTGATGCTATGAGGAGTCTCTGCTCGGCTTTGTCGCTCACCACGGTTGCGTTTGGGAACTACCTGAGCACGTTGTTGGTGACAGTGGTCACTAATGTCACGAGATCAGGTGGAAGACCAGGCTGGATCGCTATAAATCTCAACCGTGGTCATCTTGATTACTTCTTCTGGCTTTTAGCTGCTTTGAGTTTCTTGAATTTCTTGGTCTACCTTTGGATTGCTAAATGGTACACTTACAAGAAAACGTCGGGGCATGCGCTTTGATGATACATAAACGTCAGGACGTCTGCAAtgtcttaatttttctttcttcatgttttcACTCTGAATCTCCTGTTTGATAATGTCTTTCTTACTTCTGTCTTACTGAACATTATATACAGGAATTAATTTGAATAGATTCTCTTGTTCCACTCGCTGTCCTTGAGTTCTTTGATTGCAACTAGAATAGTAGTGATGAATCTGTGATTAAAAGCCCTGAGACTCAGATGCAAGCTTTCAAAGAACCTCGAGGACTGAACAGAGTAAAGATAGTGGACAATGAAAACACAAAATTGGCTGACTttaaaaagagaatgaagaggcaaaacaaaagggaaaaggcAGAGCAACAAGGAGAATGAGGCAACAAAGATCATAAAACTTGATTAATAGACCCAAGTTTGAAACTTAACACTTGGGCTTGATACGTCAAGCTACTTTTACATTTGCTTTTGCATCGTAACACAATAGATCTCAATGATGTTTACTCAAACCACCAAGACCAATGTGTGTCATCTAGATGCTTGTGCTGCTCACGCAAAAACcatatttatttgaaaacaaaaccagAGTTGTTTGTTTAAGCTACTTAAAGATTCAATCTTGAATTGATAATACAGGCACAGAGCAAGGGCTCGAACTTAGACTTAGCTAGTTGCTGAAATTAAGACAAGAGGATACTAATGCAAGTAcgagaaacagagagaacaagCAAGAGATTATACAGTATCTTCTCTCAGACATTTCGTCAAACACTTACATTGCATCACCCACATTTCCAACTTATACAATACCCTTGCCTTTCTcaatctgtttcttcttctacttcgtaCTTGCATGCTTGCAACCGAATGAAATCAGCTCGACGGACCCAACGAATCATATAAGTCGGAGGATGTGGTGGACGACGGCGGAGTGAGAGAGCATATCTAAAACATTCCGAGTACTTAGGTTTTGAGGGCTATATAACCAATTTAATTTGGTCCGATTAACGCCGGTTAAGTAGATAACCAATTTATTCACAATGAAAATTTAGATAAACCCAAAATTAACCACAAACCAAAAGAtcccaataataaaaaaagaagagggaCAATTTGGTCAATACAGCCTCATAACCCTCCTCGCTATAGAGTGGCCGTGACTATTAGCTCTAGCCGCTGTCTTCTCCCACCCACCACCGCCTCCGCCTCCGCCGctactaccaccaccaccacctgttCTCCAGCTCGGTGTCAAATAAAACCTCAACATCCCATTCTCTCCATCCTTAGACGAATACCTCGAACTCTTATTCCTCCCGCCGGAGCTTCGCCAGCTCACATTACTGTTACTCCTCCTCATCTTCGGTCCTCCTTCTCCGTTCCTCATCTCCGGCCATGATTCCGATAAAGATCTCTCCGCCATTCCGGCGCTATTCGATCTGCTAtacctatcttcttcttcttcgtcatcatcatcgtctttgtTGTTAACACCTTTCCTGTATATTAACCCTAGAATGCTCCATTTCCCCCACCGTCTCGATTTCTTCTCAccgttttgattttgattcacTCTGTTCTCCTCTGTCTCCACGGAGTTCGAATCTAACGTAATCGCTGGTGAAACTTTCGAATGCGACACCGTTTTGACATCGTCTAGCTCCGTCGCAATTTTTCTAATCGAATTAGATCTGTCGAGACTCTTACGTCTCCGTGACGACGGAGGTTCATTGTAGTAGTCTCGAGTCTGATTCGATCCGCCTGGGATTATGATTATCGGATCCGATTCATTCTTAATCGACGCTTCTTGCATGTCTGATCGATTCACATTCACCGGAGCGTTTTCCACGACTGATAGCATCGATGGCGGCGGAGGAACCCTAGCCGCCGTCGTTCTGCCGATTAAATGACCGTCCCACGACGCTCTCGGCTCGTCGATCGAGTAGCGAGAATCGTCTATCGAAATCCGACCGATATCGACGGAGAATCTCCCGGCGTCAAGAGAGAATCTCGGATCAGTGTCGCTGGATCTCCGGCCATATCCGATCTCGGACTGTGGCCGTCCTCCGCCGCCGCTTGTCGGCTTTTTAACTTTTTGCTTCTGCCTCCATTTCTGTAGCTTCTTGCTAAAAACAGAGGCTGCAGAGAAGAAACTACCGGCGAAATCTTTCACAGAAGGTTTCTTCGTCTGTGAGTAGAGATCCATGTGATCCTTCTTTGGCTTCAGCTCCTCTACAATCTCGTCGGAATCTTTCACGATCTCAGAGTGACCagcatgttcttcttcttcttcttctacctcctcGATTTCAGCTTCTTCGTTCACTTCTAACACTGTCTCACTCACGCTAGACTTCCTAGTCTCGTCCTCTATTTTACCGACGGTGTCAGCTTCTTTTGTTGGGATGAGTCTGACGTCACAAGACCGACGTTGCGGCTCAAACCCACCGGAGAATCCCTCGTTGTTCTTGGCTGAGAACGACTTAGTACGCCGGAGCTCCGGGAAGAAACCGGGTCGGACCCGACCGTTCACATTGGAggcgttgttgttgttgttggtagcAGTAGAGGAGGAGGGCTTGAAGAGAGCTTTCAACGCCGCGGCGGAGATTGTGGGAGGTTTCCGGGAAGAAGACGGAGGCGGAGCGGCGGTGTGATCTAAGACGGAGAGACGGTCGCATAGACAGGAAGGGCAGAAACCGGAGAAACGTTCATCTGGGTGGAGATCACATGATGTTGATAAGCGATGAGGTTGAGCCGGCTGAGATATTTCGTCGGCGACGGGAGCTTGGTCGGCGGAGAGATTCATGAGAGGAAACGATGAGTGATCCTCCTTTGTCTCTGGCTTTTTATATCATCACTGTCTTGTCTGCTTGATtggttagagaaagagagagagattagagagaagtgtgtttgtgtgttatgTCTGAAACTTTCGTCTGTTACCAACGGACATTgaaagagaaaggagatgaagtgaaaacaaaaaattattattatagaaaatccaaaaattccacatttaaatttaataaaataaaaatatctaataaaattttaatgggctttgggaaaaaaagaagaaagtgttTTGCAGGTGTCAGATAAAATCTGCCCtattgttttagtaattttttcaaaaaaaaacaaaaacaattgagTCTGACAATATTAATATAAGAAtaatgttttgtgattttttttcatgGGTTGATCGATCTCTCTGCCATTCTGATCTTTCTGTTctttgagcaaaaaaaataaaaaattgtccATTAATGCCTAATATATCTCTTTCTGTTAATATTTTGTgattaacaacaaaataaaatttaatacgAATGTCAGTTTGGACGTGTACAAATGGTTAAATCGGTATTTTAGCACACTGGTGTATATTTCGAATAGTGACAGTAATTCTAATGAAACGTATATTACACTATAACATTATGAATTATCAAGACGTTTTAGATGTAGAAGTtgtatttattgattaatataataaatgCTGACAATATTCAGCAACACGTGTGCTGAACTGCTGATGcgcaatttagtttttttttttttttgttttttcttactaataactttttctttatattgGCTCCCATCAATGTAAATATTTGCATGCGGTTGTCGAGACGATATTTAAATACCTTAATTGCAGTATATATGTTTCTCTATAGCAACGACGCAATCTTGACCCTTTACGATTTacctgaaataaataaaatgatcgTGTTTTAACCGTTTACAATTTTGTCTTATGGGACGAAAGTGGATTTTGAGGCTTTCGTTGTCCTAAGTCCTAACCCCAAAGTcgtatatagttttttaaaacgTAAGTTTCAAGCTCCTTTTAAAAAAGCAAACATGCGCCATAATAATTAATGTAAATTTAATATCAAATGCTGAGTAAGTGACTACGAGTGGATTATTATATGTCGGCTAAGCCTAACGGGTTAGTAGATGGGTTAACCTAAAAGTATACATCGACGAAGAGCTAGATAGGTGATTTCGTCCGTGATATATGTATGATATTTAGAGACATATATACAGTATTAGAAAGTAAGTAAACAATAATCACATTTCTATTGgatatattaaaagatatgCTTTGGCTTTTCAAAGATTCCAACCTAAAGAGCCAAGAAAAAGCACAAAAAAGCAATTTTCACGCTATCAAATCTTATTTGTTGTCTGCTCTCTCTATTCTCTCCTGTTTTCTGAGAAGTTTATTTTTTCCATATTCACAACATTTtccaagaaattaaaataaaaaaccgaACACTTCATTTATACTTAAGAACAAGTTTCATTTTATAACCTGACAAATCATgaaatatttatacatattatttttcgTACGTGTGACTGAGGAGAAGAGTTCCAATTATCACCCACGTAGTATTTTATGAGgtgaaccttttttttcttttcatccaAAACGTCTTGTGACGTAATTATTTCCGTCATCCATATTAACCCCAACGCAATCAATGCATCTAATTTGggattttatttatactttcaTTAATCAATTAAGCTCTTTTAGTCTTTACTATATACTCTAATCTCATGATTTAGAAAAGAGAACTTTTAAGCAGAtcacccaaaaagaaaaagaaagacatcGTGAtcaaaggtaaaataaaaaataaaaaattatactccAATATTTACATACATGATACTCCctgaggtttttttttacttattgttCTAGagctttgcacacaaattaaaaaaatatatcaatgttCTATTATACCAtttctttaatacattttctaattttttattggttaaagcattaaaataattaggataaaattgatatttttatcaaagatatgcattaaaaaactaaaataacaaagtattggaaaacaaaaattttactttaGAATGACAACTAAAAAACCAGAAGAATGACAactaaaaaaacagaagagTATACATTTTAACgttatataaattacttatcTTTGGTTGGTCATAATGATTGGTGATTAATCATGAAAATTCCGACAATGATTAGCTTTtacattttgaaatttatactgGGGGTcgcaataattaataaaaacatgggaaaaagttttttcttttttttttgaacaaagggAAAAAGTTTCTGTAGATCTCAGTTTTCTTTCAACCTCATAATGTGAAATAATGGTGTCTTGCAAATATTGCTATGTATCATTATGGTTCATCATTAAAGAATCCATTTGAAACCAAATTTCTCATAGTCATACACTTATACATTAATGATTCACATGTTTTCTATATCAGTAAAATTCACTAGTTCCCACTAGTAGA is from Camelina sativa cultivar DH55 chromosome 20, Cs, whole genome shotgun sequence and encodes:
- the LOC104768350 gene encoding protein NRT1/ PTR FAMILY 8.2-like, with the translated sequence MTKGEDIDMDLDTYTQDGTLNIYKKPANKKTTGTWKACRFILGTECCERLAYYGMSTNLVNYLEKQMNMENVTASTSVSNWSGTCYATPLIGAFVADAYLGRYWTIAIFVAIYIAGMTLLTMSASVPGLTPTCSGDTCHATGGQIALTFVALYLIALGTGGIKPCVSSFGADQFDDTDEKEKESKSSFFNWFYFVINVGAMIASSVLVWIQMNVGWGWGLGVPTVTMAIAVVFFFAGSKFYRLQKPGGSPLTRMLQVIVASCRKSKVRVPEDKSLLYENQDAESSIRGSRKLEHTKILTFFDKAAVETESDNKEAAPSSWKLCTVTQVEELKALIRLLPIWATGIVFAAVYSQMGTVFVLQGNTMDQHMGPNFKIPSASLSLFDTLSVLFWTPVYDQLIVPLARKYTGHERGFTQLQRMGIGLVVSIFSMVSAGILEVIRLSYVRTHNLYDEETVPMTIFWQVPQYFFVGCAEVFTFIGQLEFFYDQAPDAMRSLCSALSLTTVAFGNYLSTLLVTVVTNVTRSGGRPGWIAINLNRGHLDYFFWLLAALSFLNFLVYLWIAKWYTYKKTSGHAL
- the LOC104768351 gene encoding UPF0503 protein At3g09070, chloroplastic-like; this encodes MNLSADQAPVADEISQPAQPHRLSTSCDLHPDERFSGFCPSCLCDRLSVLDHTAAPPPSSSRKPPTISAAALKALFKPSSSTATNNNNNASNVNGRVRPGFFPELRRTKSFSAKNNEGFSGGFEPQRRSCDVRLIPTKEADTVGKIEDETRKSSVSETVLEVNEEAEIEEVEEEEEEHAGHSEIVKDSDEIVEELKPKKDHMDLYSQTKKPSVKDFAGSFFSAASVFSKKLQKWRQKQKVKKPTSGGGGRPQSEIGYGRRSSDTDPRFSLDAGRFSVDIGRISIDDSRYSIDEPRASWDGHLIGRTTAARVPPPPSMLSVVENAPVNVNRSDMQEASIKNESDPIIIIPGGSNQTRDYYNEPPSSRRRKSLDRSNSIRKIATELDDVKTVSHSKVSPAITLDSNSVETEENRVNQNQNGEKKSRRWGKWSILGLIYRKGVNNKDDDDDEEEEDRYSRSNSAGMAERSLSESWPEMRNGEGGPKMRRSNSNVSWRSSGGRNKSSRYSSKDGENGMLRFYLTPSWRTGGGGGSSGGGGGGGGWEKTAARANSHGHSIARRVMRLY